One genomic region from Candidatus Chlorobium masyuteum encodes:
- a CDS encoding TIGR00282 family metallophosphoesterase — protein sequence MAKKTVKVMFIGDVVGTPGLKMVDLWLKSFIKKHDVDFVVCNGENAHHGKGMSLEALNQLVAAGVNVVTGGNHTWSNFNFFDTLKTHPQVLRPLNYPKGTYGKGYGIFKLPNGLGDIAVVNLQGRTFMYSIDCPFRTADWVIKQIKEQNRDSVKFIFVDFHAEATAEKIALGWYLDGRVSAVIGTHTHVQTADERILPKGTGYCSDAGMTGPHNSVIGMQIKSATDRMLYQTPHKYECAEDDVHFAAVLLSLDHSTGKTVGIERIFYPEYDRGVV from the coding sequence ATGGCAAAGAAAACGGTGAAGGTGATGTTTATCGGCGATGTTGTCGGGACTCCCGGATTGAAGATGGTTGATTTATGGCTGAAGAGTTTCATCAAGAAGCATGATGTGGATTTTGTTGTCTGCAACGGAGAGAACGCTCATCACGGCAAGGGGATGAGTCTTGAAGCGCTCAATCAGCTTGTTGCTGCCGGCGTCAATGTGGTGACGGGCGGAAACCATACCTGGAGCAATTTCAACTTTTTCGATACCCTTAAAACGCACCCCCAGGTTCTGCGTCCGCTGAATTATCCGAAAGGTACCTACGGCAAGGGGTACGGCATCTTCAAGCTCCCCAATGGACTTGGTGACATTGCCGTGGTCAACCTTCAGGGCAGAACCTTCATGTATTCAATCGACTGTCCGTTCAGAACCGCAGACTGGGTGATCAAACAGATCAAGGAGCAGAACAGGGATTCAGTCAAGTTTATTTTTGTGGATTTTCATGCCGAGGCAACCGCAGAGAAAATAGCTCTCGGTTGGTACCTCGATGGCCGGGTATCGGCTGTGATCGGTACCCACACCCATGTGCAGACCGCTGATGAGCGTATACTGCCGAAAGGAACCGGATACTGCTCCGATGCCGGTATGACCGGGCCGCACAACTCGGTTATCGGCATGCAGATAAAGTCTGCTACCGACAGGATGCTCTACCAGACTCCGCACAAGTATGAGTGTGCCGAGGATGATGTTCATTTTGCTGCCGTGCTTCTCTCGCTTGACCACTCAACCGGTAAAACCGTCGGCATCGAGCGGATTTTCTATCCCGAGTACGACCGCGGTGTGGTGTAG
- a CDS encoding pirin family protein, with translation MTTARKIRKIYKSQPVTEGAGVHLKRAFGFSEAPLLDPFLLLDDFRSDNPADYRKGFPWHPHRGIETITYVLEGNVEHGDSMGNKGVITAGAVQWMTAGSGIIHQEMPFGEESGRMGGFQLWANLPASQKMSPPRYRDITAEQIPKVVLDNGVEIRIICGKIGNTTGPVSDIAIDPEYLDMTVPAGISYSHPVIKGHTAFAYIIAGKGAFGTQDGSGSPEAGEFTGNETLIHFSDGDTITVTAERDPVRFLLISGKPLNEPVAWYGPIVMNTDAELRQAFEEYQNGTFLKHPAK, from the coding sequence ATGACTACTGCAAGAAAAATCCGCAAGATCTATAAAAGCCAGCCGGTTACCGAAGGAGCCGGTGTCCATCTGAAACGGGCTTTCGGTTTCAGCGAAGCTCCGCTCCTTGATCCGTTTCTTCTGCTTGATGATTTCCGCTCGGATAACCCGGCGGACTACCGGAAAGGGTTCCCCTGGCACCCGCACCGGGGTATTGAAACCATCACCTATGTGCTTGAGGGCAACGTAGAACATGGCGACAGCATGGGAAACAAGGGGGTGATCACTGCAGGAGCAGTGCAATGGATGACTGCCGGAAGCGGCATCATCCATCAGGAGATGCCCTTTGGAGAAGAGAGCGGACGTATGGGCGGCTTTCAGCTCTGGGCAAACCTTCCTGCGTCTCAGAAAATGAGTCCGCCCCGATACCGTGACATCACTGCAGAGCAGATCCCGAAAGTAGTTCTTGATAACGGTGTCGAGATCCGTATCATCTGTGGCAAGATCGGAAATACCACAGGTCCTGTCAGTGATATTGCCATTGATCCTGAATATCTTGACATGACGGTACCGGCAGGCATATCCTACAGCCATCCCGTGATCAAAGGTCACACCGCTTTTGCCTATATTATTGCAGGAAAAGGGGCTTTCGGAACGCAGGATGGATCGGGTTCCCCTGAAGCAGGAGAGTTCACCGGAAACGAGACGCTGATACACTTCAGCGACGGCGACACGATTACGGTTACTGCAGAAAGGGATCCTGTACGATTTCTGCTCATCTCAGGCAAACCACTCAACGAGCCGGTTGCCTGGTACGGCCCAATCGTGATGAACACCGATGCAGAACTCCGTCAGGCTTTCGAAGAGTATCAAAACGGAACCTTTCTGAAGCATCCGGCAAAGTGA
- the cysK gene encoding cysteine synthase A: MSESNSFRGKVYDTITSAVGNTPLVRLGKISAGLPGIILGKVESFNPLNSVKCRIGIAMIREAEWSGKLKPGGTIIEPTSGNTGIGLAFAAAERNYRLILTMPETMSIERRKLIKMLGAELVLTPGTEGMNGAVNKAKELQRQIPGSYIPLQFENPANPQVHRETTAEEIWADTAGDVDFLVSGVGTGGTITGVAEIIKARKPGFKAIAVEPDASPVLSGGRPGPHRIQGIGAGFIPKVLNRSIIDEIVRVTNEDAFETAQAVSRNEGILVGISSGAAVWAAIQIARREENRGKKIVTILPDSGERYLSTQLSDIESF, translated from the coding sequence ATGTCAGAATCAAATAGCTTCAGAGGTAAAGTATACGATACGATCACATCAGCAGTCGGTAACACGCCTCTTGTTCGTCTCGGGAAGATATCTGCGGGATTACCGGGGATAATTCTGGGGAAAGTCGAGTCATTCAATCCGCTGAACAGTGTCAAATGCCGCATCGGTATAGCCATGATTCGTGAGGCTGAATGGTCAGGGAAGCTGAAACCCGGCGGCACGATTATCGAGCCGACTTCAGGTAATACCGGTATTGGCCTGGCATTTGCCGCCGCCGAGCGGAACTACCGCCTTATCCTTACGATGCCGGAGACGATGTCAATTGAGAGGCGCAAACTCATTAAAATGCTGGGAGCCGAACTGGTGCTGACTCCCGGAACCGAAGGAATGAATGGGGCGGTCAATAAGGCAAAAGAGTTGCAGCGTCAGATTCCGGGAAGTTATATCCCGTTGCAGTTCGAGAATCCGGCCAATCCGCAGGTGCACAGGGAGACGACTGCAGAGGAGATATGGGCAGATACGGCTGGTGATGTCGATTTTCTTGTTTCCGGTGTTGGTACCGGTGGAACCATTACCGGTGTGGCTGAAATCATAAAGGCGCGCAAACCGGGTTTCAAGGCCATAGCTGTTGAGCCTGATGCATCTCCTGTCCTCTCCGGAGGACGGCCCGGTCCTCACCGGATACAGGGGATTGGGGCGGGTTTTATTCCCAAGGTGCTGAATCGTTCTATAATTGATGAGATCGTCCGGGTTACCAATGAAGACGCATTTGAAACTGCTCAAGCTGTCAGTCGCAATGAGGGAATACTGGTCGGTATTTCATCGGGTGCGGCAGTGTGGGCCGCCATCCAGATTGCCCGAAGAGAAGAGAATCGGGGGAAAAAAATCGTTACGATTCTTCCGGACTCAGGGGAGCGTTATCTCTCAACACAGTTATCCGATATAGAGAGCTTTTGA